A single genomic interval of Streptococcus suis harbors:
- a CDS encoding IS110 family transposase — MFHFTTLFIGMDVHKESFSLCYYDMMANQFKHSTKVGPNVSYIVNYVNELRRLYGQDAEVLCGYEAGCLGFTLYHQLQAHGIPCIVMAPTTVMKEGSKRVKTDKKDAAQLAKALAFRSYRPVHIPTVEDEQVKEYIRMRTDHKVALKKIKQQILAFCLRHDFRYTEGSSNWTQKHVRWLRSLNPDGLYAEILTEYLLTYEKLVDQIERYDARIEQLGQSDSYQEKVSRLSCFIGIKTLTALSIVTEIGDFNRFATAQHFASYLGLTPSENSSGDKERRGAITKAGNSHVRRLLIEAAQSLAKGTIGYKSKELKRRQSGNRVEVIAYADKANERLRRRYRTLVLGKNKKQNVAKTAIARELSGFIWGMMTGRIA; from the coding sequence ATGTTTCATTTTACCACACTTTTCATCGGAATGGATGTTCACAAAGAAAGTTTTTCACTCTGCTATTATGATATGATGGCGAATCAATTCAAACATAGCACTAAAGTTGGTCCAAATGTTAGCTATATTGTGAACTATGTGAATGAGCTTCGTCGTTTATATGGTCAAGATGCAGAAGTGTTATGTGGCTACGAAGCCGGATGTCTTGGATTTACCCTATATCACCAGCTACAAGCTCACGGGATTCCCTGTATCGTGATGGCGCCTACAACGGTGATGAAGGAAGGATCTAAGCGTGTTAAGACTGATAAAAAAGATGCAGCTCAGCTCGCAAAAGCTCTGGCCTTTCGTAGCTATCGGCCTGTTCATATTCCTACTGTTGAGGATGAACAAGTCAAAGAATATATCCGCATGAGAACAGACCACAAAGTGGCTCTGAAGAAAATCAAACAACAAATTCTTGCCTTCTGTCTCCGACATGATTTTCGCTATACCGAGGGAAGCAGTAATTGGACACAGAAACATGTCCGCTGGCTCCGTTCCCTAAATCCTGATGGACTTTACGCAGAGATTTTGACAGAATATCTATTGACCTATGAGAAATTAGTAGATCAAATAGAACGGTATGATGCACGAATTGAGCAACTGGGTCAAAGCGACAGTTACCAAGAGAAGGTCTCACGGCTTTCTTGCTTTATTGGCATTAAAACACTAACTGCTCTTTCCATTGTGACAGAAATCGGTGATTTTAATCGCTTTGCGACAGCTCAACATTTTGCTTCTTATCTTGGGCTAACTCCTAGCGAAAATTCTAGCGGCGACAAGGAGAGAAGAGGTGCTATCACCAAAGCTGGGAATAGCCATGTGAGACGACTTCTGATAGAAGCTGCACAATCATTGGCTAAGGGGACGATTGGGTATAAATCCAAAGAATTGAAACGGAGACAAAGTGGAAACCGAGTGGAGGTGATTGCTTATGCGGATAAGGCTAATGAACGCTTAAGAAGACGTTATCGCACACTTGTTCTAGGAAAAAATAAGAAACAAAATGTTGCTAAAACAGCTATTGCACGAGAATTGTCTGGTTTTATTTGGGGGATGATGACAGGAAGAATAGCTTGA
- a CDS encoding ABC transporter ATP-binding protein: MIQFDHITKTYGETIALDDLNLTIESGEIFGLIGHNGAGKTTTISLLTSIIEASYGTISVDGLNLEENRDEVKKRIAYVPDSPDIFLHLTAFEYWHFMGKVYGVEKDTVDDRIAKLSSLFDMTARQHEPIDSFSHGMRQKTIIIGALIPNPDIWILDEPLTGLDPQASFDLKQMMKEHAQSGHTVLFSTHVLSVAEQLCDRIAILRKGQLIFVGSLDELKSQYPDKDLETIYLELAGRQQVKAGEEV; encoded by the coding sequence ATGATACAATTTGACCATATCACAAAAACATACGGCGAAACAATCGCACTTGATGACCTAAATTTGACAATTGAAAGCGGCGAGATTTTCGGTTTAATTGGTCACAATGGGGCAGGAAAAACAACGACAATCAGTCTACTGACTTCGATAATCGAAGCCAGTTATGGAACTATCTCTGTTGATGGTTTAAACCTAGAGGAGAACCGCGATGAAGTCAAAAAACGGATAGCCTATGTTCCAGATTCGCCAGACATCTTCCTACACTTAACAGCATTTGAATACTGGCACTTTATGGGCAAGGTCTATGGTGTAGAAAAGGATACAGTTGATGACCGTATCGCTAAACTATCTAGTCTATTTGATATGACAGCGCGCCAGCATGAGCCTATTGATAGTTTTTCACACGGTATGCGTCAGAAAACCATTATTATTGGTGCATTAATCCCTAACCCTGATATTTGGATTTTGGATGAACCCCTAACTGGACTGGATCCTCAGGCTTCATTCGACCTAAAACAAATGATGAAAGAACATGCTCAATCTGGTCACACCGTTCTATTTTCTACACACGTCCTTTCAGTAGCTGAACAACTCTGTGACCGCATTGCTATTCTCCGAAAAGGGCAACTCATTTTCGTAGGAAGTCTTGATGAACTCAAATCACAGTATCCAGATAAAGATTTGGAGACCATCTATTTGGAATTAGCTGGACGCCAACAAGTGAAGGCAGGTGAGGAAGTATGA
- the uvrC gene encoding excinuclease ABC subunit UvrC — MNDLIKHKLELLPDSPGCYLHKNKYGKIIYVGKAKNLRNRVRSYFRGAHDTKTEALVSEIADFEFIVTDSNIEALLLEINLIQENKPRYNIMLKDDKSYPFIKITKERHPRLIITRQIKKDGGQYFGPYPDVGAANQTLKLLERLYPFRKCKLPENKYCLYYHLGQCLAHGENLPSLSDYDKMAKEVAQFLTGHDDKIVKEVQEKMKAAAGNLEFEKAAEYRDVLQSISTLRTKQRVMAHDLQNRDVFGYYVDKGWMCVQVFFVRQGKLIERNVNLFPYYNDADEDFLTYIGQFYRDQQHLIPSEVLIPQDIDQEAVEALVDTKVIKPQRGEKKQLIALATKNARVSLEQKFNLLEKNLEKTYGAVENIGQLLGIPTPVRIEAFDNSNIMGTSPVSAMVVFENGVPNKKEYRKYKIKTVEGPDDYASMREVLQRRYSRVLRDGLTPPDLIIIDGGQGQVNVAKQVIEQELGMSIPIAGLQKNDKHQTHELLFGNPLEVVELPRNSQEFFLLHRIQDEVHRFAIEFHRQVRSKNSFSSKLDGIEGLGPKRKQALMKHFKSIGNIQSASLQEIAEAGVPYKVAELVKEKLK; from the coding sequence ATGAACGATTTAATCAAGCATAAATTGGAGTTGCTGCCGGACAGTCCTGGCTGTTACCTCCATAAAAACAAGTACGGTAAGATTATCTATGTGGGCAAGGCCAAAAACCTGCGCAATCGGGTGCGGTCTTATTTTCGTGGTGCCCATGATACCAAGACAGAGGCCTTAGTGTCTGAAATTGCCGATTTTGAATTCATCGTAACGGATTCTAATATCGAGGCACTCTTGTTGGAAATCAATCTGATTCAGGAAAACAAGCCTCGCTATAACATCATGCTCAAGGACGACAAGTCTTATCCTTTTATCAAGATTACCAAGGAACGTCACCCACGGCTGATTATTACTCGGCAGATTAAGAAGGATGGCGGTCAGTATTTTGGTCCCTATCCAGATGTGGGTGCGGCCAACCAGACCCTCAAACTGCTGGAACGCCTCTATCCTTTCCGTAAGTGTAAATTGCCTGAGAACAAGTATTGTCTTTATTATCATTTGGGGCAATGTTTGGCTCATGGGGAAAACCTGCCCAGCCTGTCTGACTATGACAAGATGGCCAAGGAAGTTGCCCAGTTCTTGACAGGTCATGATGATAAGATTGTCAAGGAAGTGCAGGAAAAGATGAAGGCGGCTGCTGGCAATTTGGAATTTGAAAAGGCTGCGGAATACCGTGATGTCCTGCAATCCATTTCTACCCTACGGACCAAGCAACGAGTGATGGCTCATGACTTGCAAAACCGCGATGTCTTTGGCTACTACGTGGACAAGGGCTGGATGTGTGTGCAGGTTTTCTTTGTTCGGCAGGGGAAACTGATTGAGCGGAATGTCAATCTCTTTCCCTACTATAATGATGCGGACGAAGATTTTTTGACCTACATCGGTCAGTTTTACAGGGACCAGCAACATTTGATTCCCTCAGAGGTCTTAATACCGCAGGATATTGACCAAGAAGCCGTAGAAGCTCTGGTCGATACCAAGGTCATCAAGCCCCAGCGTGGCGAGAAGAAGCAGCTCATAGCTCTTGCCACCAAGAATGCGCGTGTCAGTCTGGAGCAGAAGTTTAATCTTTTGGAGAAAAATCTGGAGAAGACCTACGGTGCTGTGGAGAATATCGGTCAGCTTTTGGGGATTCCGACGCCTGTGCGGATTGAGGCTTTTGATAACTCCAACATTATGGGGACCAGTCCTGTGTCGGCCATGGTGGTCTTTGAAAATGGGGTGCCTAATAAAAAAGAATACCGCAAGTATAAGATTAAGACGGTGGAGGGACCGGATGACTATGCTTCCATGCGAGAAGTTTTGCAGCGGCGGTACAGTCGGGTACTGCGGGACGGTTTGACACCGCCTGATTTGATTATCATTGACGGTGGTCAGGGGCAGGTCAATGTCGCCAAGCAGGTCATCGAGCAGGAGTTGGGTATGTCCATTCCCATTGCAGGTTTGCAGAAGAATGACAAGCACCAGACACACGAATTGCTCTTTGGAAATCCATTGGAAGTAGTGGAATTACCCCGTAATTCACAGGAATTTTTCCTCCTTCATCGGATTCAAGATGAGGTTCACCGCTTTGCTATTGAGTTTCATCGTCAGGTTCGGTCAAAAAATTCCTTCTCATCTAAATTGGACGGCATAGAAGGCTTGGGACCAAAACGCAAGCAGGCTTTGATGAAGCATTTCAAGTCCATTGGCAATATCCAGTCGGCCAGTCTGCAAGAAATCGCAGAAGCAGGTGTTCCCTATAAGGTGGCTGAGTTGGTCAAGGAGAAGTTGAAGTAA
- a CDS encoding IS110 family transposase has protein sequence MFHFTTLFIGMDVHKESFSLCYYDMMTNQFKHSTKVGPNVSYIVNYVNELRRLYGQDAEVLCGYEAGCLGFTLYHQLQAHGIPCIVMAPTTVMKEGSKRVKTDKKDAAQLAKALAFRSYRPVHIPTVEDEQVKEYIRMRTDHKVALKKIKQQILAFCLRHDFRYTEGSSNWTQKHVRWLRSLNPDGLYAEILTEYLLTYEKLVDQIERYDARIEQLGQSDSYQEKVSRLSCFIGIKTLTALSIVTEIGDFNRFATAQHFASYLGLTPSENSSGDKERRGAITKAGNSHVRRLLIEAAQSLAKGTIGYKSKELKRRQSGNRVEVIAYADKANERLRRRYRTLVLGKNKKQNVAKTAIARELSGFIWGMMTGRIA, from the coding sequence ATGTTTCATTTTACCACACTTTTCATCGGAATGGATGTTCACAAAGAAAGTTTTTCACTCTGCTATTATGATATGATGACCAATCAATTCAAACATAGCACTAAAGTTGGTCCAAATGTTAGCTATATTGTGAACTATGTGAATGAGCTTCGTCGTTTATATGGTCAAGATGCAGAAGTGTTATGTGGCTACGAAGCCGGATGTCTTGGATTTACCCTATATCACCAGCTACAAGCTCACGGGATTCCCTGTATCGTGATGGCGCCTACAACGGTGATGAAGGAAGGATCTAAGCGTGTTAAGACTGATAAAAAAGATGCAGCTCAGCTCGCAAAAGCTCTGGCCTTTCGTAGCTATCGGCCTGTTCATATTCCTACTGTTGAGGATGAACAAGTCAAAGAATATATCCGCATGAGAACAGACCACAAAGTGGCTCTGAAGAAAATCAAACAACAAATTCTTGCCTTCTGTCTCCGACATGATTTTCGCTATACCGAGGGAAGCAGTAATTGGACACAGAAACATGTCCGCTGGCTCCGTTCCCTAAATCCTGATGGACTTTATGCAGAGATTTTGACAGAATATCTATTGACCTATGAGAAATTAGTAGATCAAATAGAACGGTATGATGCACGAATTGAGCAACTGGGTCAAAGCGACAGTTACCAAGAGAAGGTCTCACGGCTTTCTTGCTTTATTGGCATTAAAACACTAACTGCTCTTTCCATTGTGACAGAAATCGGTGATTTTAATCGCTTTGCGACAGCTCAACATTTTGCTTCTTATCTTGGGCTAACTCCTAGCGAAAATTCTAGCGGCGACAAGGAGAGAAGAGGTGCTATCACCAAAGCTGGGAATAGCCATGTGAGACGACTTCTGATAGAAGCTGCACAATCATTGGCTAAGGGGACGATTGGGTATAAATCCAAAGAATTGAAAAGGAGACAAAGTGGAAACCGAGTGGAGGTGATTGCTTATGCGGATAAGGCTAATGAACGCTTAAGAAGACGTTATCGCACACTTGTTCTAGGAAAAAATAAGAAACAAAATGTTGCTAAAACAGCTATTGCACGAGAATTGTCTGGTTTTATTTGGGGGATGATGACAGGAAGAATAGCTTGA
- the obgE gene encoding GTPase ObgE encodes MSMFLDTAKIKVKAGKGGDGMVAFRREKYVPNGGPWGGDGGRGGDVVFVVDEGLRTLMDFRYNRRFKADDGEKGMTKGMHGRGAEDLIVRVPQGTTVRDADTGKVITDLVENGQEFVIVHGGRGGRGNIRFATPKNPAPEISENGEPGEERNLELELKVLADVGLVGFPSVGKSTLLSVITAAKPKIGAYHFTTIVPNLGMVRTKSGESFAVADLPGLIEGASQGVGLGTQFLRHIERTRVILHVLDMSASEGRDPYEDYVAINNELETYNLRLMERPQIIVANKMDMPEAAENLEEFKKKLAANYDEFEELPQIFPISGIAHQGLENLLDATAELLEKTPEFLLYEESDFQEEEAYYGFNPDEPEFDISRADDASWVLSGDKLEKLFTMTNFDRDESVMKFARQLRGMGVDEALRARGAKDGDTVRIGKFEFEFVD; translated from the coding sequence ATGAGTATGTTTTTAGATACTGCCAAGATTAAGGTCAAGGCAGGGAAAGGTGGCGACGGGATGGTCGCCTTCCGCCGTGAAAAGTATGTACCTAATGGCGGTCCTTGGGGCGGTGATGGTGGCCGTGGCGGAGACGTTGTTTTTGTTGTAGATGAAGGCTTGCGTACTCTCATGGACTTTCGTTACAACCGTCGTTTTAAAGCTGACGATGGCGAAAAAGGGATGACCAAGGGCATGCATGGTCGTGGTGCGGAAGACCTGATTGTTCGAGTACCACAGGGGACAACTGTTCGTGATGCGGATACTGGCAAGGTCATCACCGACTTGGTTGAAAATGGTCAAGAATTTGTCATTGTCCACGGTGGTCGTGGTGGTCGTGGAAATATTCGTTTTGCGACACCTAAGAATCCAGCGCCTGAGATTTCTGAAAATGGAGAACCAGGTGAGGAGCGCAATCTTGAATTAGAATTGAAAGTGTTGGCTGATGTAGGTCTTGTAGGTTTCCCATCAGTTGGAAAATCAACGCTTCTCAGTGTTATTACAGCAGCTAAACCTAAAATTGGTGCCTACCATTTTACAACCATTGTGCCAAATTTGGGAATGGTTCGGACCAAATCTGGCGAGTCATTTGCTGTGGCAGACTTACCAGGTTTGATTGAGGGTGCTAGTCAAGGTGTTGGATTGGGAACGCAATTCCTTCGTCACATCGAGCGGACACGTGTTATCTTGCATGTTTTGGACATGTCAGCAAGTGAAGGTCGTGATCCTTATGAAGATTACGTAGCCATCAACAATGAATTGGAAACCTACAATCTTCGCCTCATGGAGCGTCCTCAGATTATCGTTGCCAACAAAATGGATATGCCAGAAGCGGCAGAAAATCTGGAAGAGTTCAAGAAAAAATTGGCAGCCAACTATGATGAGTTTGAAGAATTGCCACAGATTTTCCCAATCTCAGGGATTGCTCACCAAGGTTTGGAAAATCTTTTGGATGCCACAGCTGAGTTGCTAGAGAAAACTCCTGAATTCTTGCTCTACGAGGAATCAGATTTCCAAGAAGAGGAGGCTTACTATGGCTTTAACCCAGATGAGCCAGAATTTGACATCAGCCGTGCAGACGATGCAAGCTGGGTTCTATCTGGTGACAAATTAGAAAAACTCTTCACCATGACTAACTTTGATCGTGACGAATCTGTCATGAAATTTGCTCGCCAGTTGCGTGGCATGGGTGTCGATGAAGCCCTCCGTGCCCGTGGAGCCAAAGATGGTGACACCGTTCGCATCGGCAAGTTCGAATTTGAGTTTGTGGATTAG
- a CDS encoding DUF4044 domain-containing protein produces MAFGEEKHKKTTFEKVTLVIVVVMVVATLAGLILPAINALMN; encoded by the coding sequence ATGGCGTTCGGCGAAGAAAAACACAAGAAAACAACATTTGAAAAAGTAACTTTAGTAATTGTTGTCGTGATGGTTGTCGCGACATTAGCTGGCTTGATTTTACCAGCCATTAATGCATTGATGAATTAA
- a CDS encoding permease: protein MYLALPLKPQEVFLAKILSAQGMVLPFLMPCLSLLLITYWQIGGPLLALASIPSFLILWILVNLVNLIIMHFVGEVLTKSPRKTLISTILMTGSSLMAFAALMFLQSQQTVSLESGGFVDFPIIPIFAGFHYLVSHTISLETLLHFGLPLILMFGLIVFAFKTVIPNYFNQVLAIENASTKRTNNAKSAKIPSNLNQALVKHHLSTLKDSNLMVQTMIQPIIMGVALFPSFSRFTENGGLSSVGWDFFGIALLAGFLLGSLFAGSTTFIGVAMSLEKENYHFIRTLPISFKKFIIQKFWVLAAVQFALPTLLYFALALGFMKVKLILAFFFTVGIIISALLTGQIYYWRDQRLLMLNWQNSNQLFGRGAGQWLIAGSIIGTMFLGAIILVVSIILAGTIGAAYVSSALMTLLFVLSAALQLYIYKAYWQKLK, encoded by the coding sequence TTGTATTTAGCACTTCCCCTGAAGCCACAAGAAGTCTTCCTCGCTAAAATCCTCTCTGCACAAGGGATGGTCCTACCCTTCCTCATGCCGTGTCTGTCTTTACTTCTAATCACTTACTGGCAAATTGGCGGTCCGCTCCTCGCCTTAGCTTCCATTCCTTCCTTTTTGATTCTCTGGATTTTAGTTAATTTAGTCAACCTGATTATCATGCACTTTGTTGGGGAAGTTCTGACAAAAAGCCCTCGTAAAACATTGATTTCTACAATCCTGATGACAGGTTCTTCCTTGATGGCTTTTGCTGCGCTCATGTTCCTGCAATCTCAGCAGACCGTTTCACTCGAATCCGGTGGCTTTGTTGATTTTCCTATCATACCCATATTTGCTGGATTCCATTACCTGGTCAGCCATACTATATCACTAGAAACACTCCTTCATTTTGGACTTCCTCTCATTTTGATGTTTGGACTTATTGTGTTTGCGTTTAAAACTGTCATCCCCAACTACTTTAATCAAGTTTTGGCGATTGAAAATGCTTCGACAAAACGGACCAATAATGCTAAGTCTGCCAAGATTCCTAGCAATCTCAATCAGGCTTTAGTGAAACACCACCTATCTACTCTTAAAGATAGCAACCTCATGGTCCAAACAATGATACAACCTATCATCATGGGGGTGGCACTGTTTCCAAGTTTTAGCCGTTTCACGGAGAATGGTGGTCTAAGTTCAGTTGGATGGGATTTCTTTGGTATTGCTCTATTAGCTGGATTCTTGCTTGGCAGTCTATTTGCTGGTTCTACAACCTTCATCGGAGTAGCCATGTCATTGGAAAAGGAAAATTATCATTTCATTCGAACGCTTCCTATTAGTTTCAAAAAATTTATCATTCAAAAATTCTGGGTATTGGCTGCCGTGCAATTTGCACTACCAACTCTACTTTACTTTGCTTTGGCTCTAGGTTTCATGAAAGTCAAACTCATTCTAGCATTCTTCTTTACAGTCGGCATCATCATTTCAGCCCTGCTAACTGGTCAGATTTATTACTGGCGTGACCAACGACTCCTCATGCTCAACTGGCAAAATAGTAACCAGTTATTTGGTCGCGGAGCGGGTCAATGGTTGATTGCTGGATCGATCATAGGAACAATGTTTCTCGGAGCCATTATTCTAGTTGTCAGCATCATATTAGCTGGCACTATTGGTGCAGCTTATGTAAGCTCAGCCTTGATGACCTTACTATTTGTTCTATCTGCTGCTCTTCAACTTTATATCTACAAAGCTTATTGGCAAAAACTAAAATAG